From one Brevundimonas sp. PAMC22021 genomic stretch:
- the mdh gene encoding malate dehydrogenase translates to MARAKIALIGAGMIGGTLAHVAAREALGDVILFDIAEGTPQGKALDIAEATAVFGSDVSLKGANDYADIAGADVCIVTAGVPRKPGMSRDDLIGINLKVMKAVGEGIKAHAPDAFVICITNPLDAMVWALQKFSGLPKEKVVGMAGVLDSARFAYFLAEKTGVSVQDIHAWTLGGHGDDMVPMVRHSTIGGLPLPDAVEAGLLSQGDLDAIVERTRKGGGEIVALLKTGSAFYAPAESAIAMAKSYLKDEKRVLPCAVWLSGEYGLSDLYVGVPALIGANGVEKIVQFTTNEDEKAMLAKSVESVQGLIQACKDIDGSLA, encoded by the coding sequence CTGGGCGACGTGATCCTGTTCGACATCGCCGAGGGCACGCCTCAGGGCAAGGCGCTGGACATCGCCGAGGCCACCGCCGTGTTCGGCTCTGACGTGTCGCTGAAGGGCGCCAACGACTACGCCGACATCGCGGGCGCCGACGTCTGCATCGTGACCGCCGGCGTGCCGCGCAAGCCGGGCATGAGCCGCGACGACCTGATCGGCATCAACCTCAAGGTCATGAAGGCCGTGGGCGAGGGCATCAAGGCGCATGCGCCGGACGCCTTTGTGATATGCATCACCAACCCGCTCGACGCCATGGTGTGGGCGCTGCAGAAGTTCTCCGGCCTGCCGAAGGAAAAGGTCGTCGGCATGGCCGGCGTGCTGGACTCGGCCCGCTTCGCCTACTTCCTGGCGGAAAAGACCGGCGTCTCGGTCCAGGACATCCACGCCTGGACGCTGGGCGGCCACGGCGACGACATGGTGCCGATGGTGCGCCATTCGACCATTGGCGGCCTGCCGCTGCCGGACGCGGTCGAGGCCGGCCTCCTCAGCCAGGGCGACCTGGACGCCATCGTCGAGCGCACCCGCAAGGGCGGCGGCGAGATCGTAGCCCTGCTGAAGACCGGCTCGGCCTTCTACGCCCCGGCGGAATCCGCGATCGCCATGGCCAAGTCCTACCTGAAGGACGAAAAGCGCGTCCTGCCTTGCGCCGTGTGGCTGTCGGGCGAATACGGCCTGTCGGACCTCTATGTCGGCGTGCCCGCCCTGATCGGCGCGAACGGCGTCGAGAAGATCGTCCAGTTCACCACCAACGAAGACGAAAAGGCCATGCTGGCCAAGTCGGTGGAGTCGGTCCAGGGCCTGATCCAGGCCTGCAAGGACATCGACGGTTCGCTGGCGTAA
- the zapE gene encoding cell division protein ZapE, which produces MTSHIRRAYDIRIEEGVIAPDPAQGQALTVLERLEEDLGRKGLFGSVPEVRGVYLWGPPGRGKSMMMDLFYAASPEPRKRRAHFHAFMARVHDLVRQWREGDAKTRKRVFDTHKGDDPIPPVAGLIASEARLLCFDELQVTDIADAMILGRLFEALFERKVVVAITSNRAPEELYKNGINRQLFTPFIDILKARCEVVETAGARDWRRDRMSGSPVWFQPLDAPARRGFEALWSDLKGGEPEAPAHLTVLGREVVVERTAGSLARATFEELCGRPLGPQDYLAIAARFHTLFLAEVPTLSPANHHEARRLVTLIDALYEAKTRLVVLADAAPESLYREGVGAFEFERTVSRLNEMQSESWLAHERG; this is translated from the coding sequence ATGACCTCCCACATCCGCCGCGCCTACGACATCCGCATCGAGGAAGGGGTGATCGCGCCCGATCCGGCGCAAGGACAGGCGCTGACGGTGCTGGAGCGACTGGAGGAGGACCTGGGCAGGAAAGGGCTGTTCGGCTCGGTCCCCGAGGTGCGCGGCGTTTATCTGTGGGGGCCGCCGGGGCGCGGCAAGTCCATGATGATGGACCTGTTCTATGCAGCCAGTCCGGAGCCGCGAAAGCGCCGCGCCCACTTTCACGCCTTCATGGCGCGCGTCCATGACCTGGTCCGACAGTGGCGCGAGGGCGATGCAAAGACCAGAAAGCGCGTGTTCGACACGCACAAGGGCGACGACCCGATCCCGCCGGTCGCCGGCCTGATCGCATCCGAAGCGCGGCTGCTGTGCTTTGACGAGCTTCAGGTCACCGACATCGCCGACGCCATGATCCTGGGCCGGCTGTTCGAGGCGCTGTTCGAGCGAAAGGTGGTGGTGGCCATCACCTCGAACCGGGCGCCGGAAGAGCTCTACAAGAACGGCATCAATCGCCAGCTGTTCACGCCCTTTATCGACATCCTGAAGGCGCGCTGCGAGGTGGTGGAGACGGCCGGCGCGCGAGACTGGCGCCGCGACCGCATGTCGGGATCGCCCGTCTGGTTCCAGCCGCTGGACGCCCCGGCGCGGCGCGGCTTCGAGGCGCTTTGGTCAGACCTCAAGGGCGGAGAGCCGGAGGCGCCGGCGCACCTGACGGTGCTGGGCCGCGAGGTGGTGGTGGAGCGCACGGCCGGCTCGCTGGCGCGCGCGACGTTCGAGGAGCTGTGCGGCCGTCCGCTGGGGCCGCAGGACTATCTGGCTATAGCCGCGCGGTTCCACACCCTGTTCCTGGCCGAGGTTCCGACGCTGAGCCCCGCCAACCACCACGAGGCCCGTCGGCTGGTGACGCTGATCGACGCCCTTTACGAGGCGAAGACGCGGCTGGTCGTTCTGGCGGATGCAGCGCCCGAATCCCTCTACCGTGAGGGCGTCGGCGCGTTCGAGTTCGAGCGCACCGTGTCGCGCCTCAACGAGATGCAGAGCGAGAGCTGGCTCGCGCACGAGCGCGGTTAG